A window from Candidatus Nitrosotenuis uzonensis encodes these proteins:
- the purK gene encoding 5-(carboxyamino)imidazole ribonucleotide synthase, with product MVLTKILGIIGGGQLGMMLTEAAKKMPQYISKVIVLDPTPNCSAVQVGAEQIVADFKNPEAIMELASKVDILTYEIESGDSGILKKAEEKTSINPSPETLRIIQDKFLQKSFLQENGIPVTEFVSIDSLDELRKKITGFGYPALLKARRDAYDGRGNYKIRSEADMERAYNGFIGKTMMLEKFVDFKMEVSVIAARNTSGEIATYPVVENIHENNILRMTIAPARVSSDVAQRADKVAKKTMEVLHGAGVFGIEMFVTRNDKILINEIAPRVHNSGHHTLQSSKTSQFEQHLRAILGLELGETTLLYPTIMYNILGPDNITGRYKIPDLHIENMHLKMYGKAESKPQRKLGHFNLVDQDRKKGIDGLLKEIEAIKTKIVVMPA from the coding sequence ATGGTGTTGACCAAGATTCTGGGCATAATAGGCGGAGGACAGCTTGGAATGATGCTGACTGAGGCTGCAAAAAAGATGCCTCAGTACATAAGCAAAGTAATCGTGCTTGATCCAACACCCAACTGCTCTGCAGTTCAAGTTGGGGCAGAACAGATTGTTGCGGATTTTAAAAACCCAGAAGCCATAATGGAGCTAGCATCAAAGGTCGACATACTCACATACGAGATAGAGTCAGGCGATAGCGGAATTTTAAAAAAAGCAGAAGAGAAAACTAGCATCAACCCATCCCCAGAAACGCTAAGAATAATTCAAGACAAATTTTTACAAAAATCATTTTTGCAGGAAAACGGAATTCCAGTCACAGAGTTTGTTTCAATAGATTCACTTGACGAGCTAAGAAAGAAGATTACAGGATTTGGATATCCGGCACTGCTAAAAGCAAGAAGAGATGCTTATGATGGCAGGGGAAACTACAAGATCAGATCCGAGGCAGATATGGAAAGAGCATACAATGGATTTATCGGAAAAACCATGATGCTAGAAAAATTCGTTGATTTTAAAATGGAAGTATCAGTCATTGCAGCAAGAAATACATCAGGAGAGATTGCAACCTATCCGGTAGTTGAGAACATACATGAAAATAACATACTACGAATGACAATAGCGCCTGCAAGAGTCTCCTCAGATGTTGCACAGAGGGCAGACAAGGTAGCAAAAAAGACCATGGAAGTACTTCATGGTGCAGGAGTGTTTGGTATAGAGATGTTTGTCACTAGAAATGACAAGATATTGATAAACGAGATTGCTCCGCGAGTTCACAATTCTGGACATCATACACTTCAATCATCAAAAACATCGCAGTTTGAGCAGCATCTGCGAGCAATACTCGGTCTTGAGTTGGGTGAGACGACTTTGCTTTATCCCACAATAATGTACAATATCTTGGGTCCTGACAACATAACTGGAAGATACAAAATTCCAGATCTACATATTGAGAACATGCATTTGAAAATGTATGGAAAAGCGGAATCAAAACCACAAAGAAAACTCGGACATTTTAATTTGGTTGACCAAGACAGGAAGAAAGGAATCGACGGCCTATTAAAAGAAATAGAAGCGATAAAAACAAAGATTGTAGTAATGCCAGCATAA